A single region of the Gemmatimonadota bacterium genome encodes:
- a CDS encoding enolase, producing MKITHAERTALNVPFYAPHVDHAMARANTHNERVWAYRLETDNGLVSITDGHGASDTAGLVGKDPWTIMWDDDIGFGPQIAVFDLCGKDAGVPVHALLGNKLRERCPLSWWDIDMAPEDWVKEAEESLRRGYTSFKMKARPWRDIIAQIDAVSEVVPADYRFDVDFNGFLLTQAKAEQILSQLDQRVNVGMYESPFYLRKDLKGAQMLRERIQKPIVEHFGDDVWQAEVSDGFVVGGGASGTMRQGIMAAALNKPFWLQMVGAGLTTTFAAHIGSVLSHAQLPYITCHELWQTDLLTERIKVVDGYMEVPDKPGLGVEVDEKAIETYAVDDDEPTAVQRYRSKKRILRVVWPGHAGGQRVWEFTDESIYQPEFYKGNLPGFETGVHLEVIEDDHSSAFEKRHAELARREAAVARAPKGI from the coding sequence CGGGCGAACACCCATAACGAGCGTGTCTGGGCGTACCGGCTGGAGACCGACAACGGCCTCGTCAGCATCACCGACGGTCACGGCGCCTCGGATACCGCTGGTCTGGTCGGCAAGGACCCCTGGACTATCATGTGGGACGACGATATCGGTTTCGGACCGCAGATCGCCGTATTCGACCTGTGCGGGAAGGACGCCGGGGTGCCCGTGCACGCCCTGCTGGGCAACAAGCTGCGGGAACGCTGCCCCCTTTCCTGGTGGGATATCGACATGGCGCCCGAGGACTGGGTCAAGGAGGCGGAGGAGTCCCTGCGGCGCGGCTACACGTCCTTCAAGATGAAGGCGCGTCCCTGGCGCGACATCATCGCCCAGATCGACGCGGTGAGCGAGGTCGTCCCGGCCGACTACCGGTTCGACGTGGACTTCAACGGTTTCCTCCTCACCCAGGCGAAAGCGGAGCAAATCCTGTCCCAGCTCGACCAGCGGGTGAACGTGGGCATGTACGAAAGTCCCTTCTACCTGCGTAAAGACCTCAAGGGCGCGCAGATGCTCCGGGAACGCATCCAGAAGCCCATCGTGGAACACTTCGGAGACGACGTCTGGCAGGCGGAGGTCAGCGACGGATTCGTGGTTGGCGGCGGCGCCTCGGGGACCATGCGGCAGGGCATCATGGCGGCCGCGTTGAACAAGCCCTTCTGGCTTCAGATGGTGGGCGCCGGACTGACCACGACTTTCGCCGCCCACATCGGTTCGGTGCTGTCCCACGCCCAGTTGCCCTACATCACCTGCCACGAACTCTGGCAGACCGACCTTTTGACTGAACGGATCAAGGTGGTGGACGGGTACATGGAGGTGCCGGACAAGCCCGGTCTCGGCGTGGAGGTCGACGAGAAGGCCATAGAAACCTATGCCGTCGACGACGACGAACCCACGGCCGTACAGCGCTACCGCAGCAAAAAGCGGATCCTTCGGGTGGTCTGGCCGGGTCATGCCGGCGGGCAGCGCGTCTGGGAGTTCACCGATGAGAGCATCTACCAGCCCGAGTTCTACAAGGGGAATCTACCAGGATTCGAAACGGGGGTGCACCTAGAGGTGATCGAAGACGACCACAGTTCCGCCTTCGAAAAACGGCATGCCGAACTGGCGCGGCGGGAGGCCGCCGTGGCCCGGGCGCCCAAGGGGATCTAG